CGCGGCATTGCGCGGATTGGCGAAGGTTTTTTCACCCAGTTCCAAGGCGTGTTTATTCAAGCGTTCGAAGCCGACATGCGGCATAAATACCTCGCCGCGAACTTCCAGACGTGCCGGCGGATTGTCGATTAAAAGTTGTAGCGGCACATTGCGAATGGTACGAATATTCGCCGTAATATCTTCGCCACGGCTGCCGTCGCCGCGCGTCGCCGCTTGGCTCAGCACGCCGTTGATGTACAAAATACTGACCGCCAAGCCGTCCAGTTTCGGCTCGCAACAGAAAGTGAGTGGCTTCGGTAGCACGATTAGGCGATCTTCAATGCGTTTCACAAAGGCATAGAACTCTTCGTCGGAAAAGGCGTTGTCGAGCGATAACATGGGCATTTCGTGGCGAATTTGGCGAAAGCCCGCCAGCGGTTTAGCACCAACCCGTTGTGTCGGCGAATCCGCCGTGACCAAATCGGGATGTTCGAGTTCTAAGGCTTTGAGTTGATGAAACAGGCGATCGTATTCGCTGTCCGGCACGCTCGGGTTATCTAACACGTGATATTCGTATTCATATCGGCGCAAAGTGTTGCGCAGGGTTTCGAGTTTGGCTTGGAGGGTCATAACATTCTCGTTAAGTCGTTCGCGCTTTTGTTGGCGCAGGAAAGTCGTTTGTTGTCGGAGGCCGATGGGCGAACCTTCAAATTAGCACCGCATTGAAACGGCTTTTTAACACGACAACGGCGAACACGAGGTTCGCCGAAAGTGTGTTTAAAAAAGCGTGTTTAAAAATGAAACATTTTTTATACCACGCGAGCAAGATACGCTTGTTCTTGAACCGCGTCGAAAATTTCTTCGTCTTCGGTGAGAATTGAGCCACCCAAATCTTCCGCTAAGGTTTTTGCGGCGCGAATCATTAATTTTAAGTTTGCCAAATCATTGCCGGGCGAAGGCAGTTTCATAAATAACGCAACGCCGATGGTGGTAAATTCCGGCTGGTACGGATTAAAGGCGCCGTCATCTTGTAAATTTGCAACGCTGAATAAAGTCGGGCTTGCCACACTTAAATCGAAATGGCGGTGATACATATTGTGTCGGCCGAAAATAAACCCAAGATTTTCCAACGATTGAATCAGGTTTGCTCCGTGAAATTCGCGATATTGCGGCGAAATGACATAAAGTTGAAGATAACCCGATGTTTGTTTCGGTGTTTTTGCTTCCGTGGCGGGTGCTTCATTGAAAGGCTCGGAGGAGTTTAGTTCGGTCAGTTCGCCGCGGGACATTTGCGCAAGTTGTTCGCGCAATTTCGGCGAAGAAGAATTAATTCCCTCGAATTCGTTGTCGTTTTGCATTTCAAGTTGCTCGAGCGTCATCGTCGCCGGATTGGCGGCGGGTTGTGACGGTTTCATTTGGTATTCCATGCGAATCGGCTGGCGCGCCGGTTCAATGTTTGGAATGGAGATTTTTATATCGTCCACGGTGCGTTCGGTTTTTCGGTAATCCGCTTGCTCTGTTGCCTCGTCGTTATCAAGCGGTTGCTGTTGGGCTTTCGGCACAGCTTGGTGTATCGGTGCCGAATGCGGTGCTGTGGCGCTAGCGCGTTCAGGAGCCGGTTGGTGGGGCGTCGAGCGTTCTTGTATCGATGCCGGGGTTGACGCGCGGTTAAATGTGCCGGCGTTTTTAAAATACTTTGATTTCTCGCGGCGATTTGACCATAATCCGTGCGCGACAAGGGCGATGAGCGCCGCCACCCCTAAAATAATCAAAATTGTATTAAGATCCATTTTGGCTCCTTATCAGGCAATAAAATTGCGCCGATCCTACCATATTTTCAGGGGTGAAAAAACAGGGCGAAAGGGCGCTTGCCCGTTTAATTTATTTCGGTTAAAGAAGGAAAAAGAATGATTAATCAACAGGAAATCAAATCCGCTTTTCATTATTTCGTGATGGGTTGGCATTTCATTACGCAAAAAGGCTTGCGCCGTTTTGTAGTGATGCCGATTGTGATGAATGTCATTTTGCTGTCGGGGTTGTTTTGGCTTTTTATCAGTCAAATCGGCGATATCATCGATTGGATGATGAGCTTTGTGCCCGACTGGCTCGGTTTTTTAGGCGTGATTTTGCTGGCGTTGTCTATCGTTATGATTTTGCTGTTGTTTTATTTTACTTTTACCACGCTATCGGGCTTTATCGCCGCACCGTTCAACGGCCTGTTGGCGGAAAAATTGGAAAAAATGCTCACCGGCGAGCTGATTAACGACGATACCTGGTTGGACGTACTGAAAGATGTGCCGCGTATGTTGCATCGCGAATGGCAAAAGCTGTTGTACAGTCTGCCGAAAATTATCGCGTTGTTTTTACTCGGCTTTATTCCGTTGGTGGGACAGATTGTGGCACCGCCGCTAACATTTTTGTTCACGGCTTGGATGATGGCGATTCAATATTGCGATTATCCTTTTGATAATCACAAAGTGTCTTTTGATGTTATGCGCACCGCATTGGGCGAACGGCGTACGCAAAGTTTGACTTTTGGCGGATTGGTGACGTGCTGTACCTTTTTGCCCATTGTGAATTTGCTGATTATTCCCGTCGCGGTGTGTGGCGCAACACTAATGTGGGTGGAAAATTACCGCGATAAGTTACGCTTTGATATGAATTTTCAATCTCCTCGCGGCTCAAGCGCCACTGAAGTTGCCACATGCGGCAATGAGACGGCGGTACGTGCGCCAAACGGACAAAGCGTGAAATAGCGTTTGGTTATAAAATAGATCAAATAACTATTTTTTTTATCATAAACGCGATGCTATAACTACGCCGTCAAAAACATCAATTTATAGGGGACAAACATGACAATTTATGCGGATAATTCTTACACCATCGGTAATACGCCGCTTGTGCGTTTAAAACATTTCGGCAACGGTAATATCGTGGCGAAAATCGAAGGCAGAAATCCGAGTTTTAGCGTGAAATGCCGTATCGGTGCCAACATGGTATGGCAAGCGGAAAAAGACGGCATACTCACCCGAGGAAAAGAAATCGTCGATGCCACCAGTGGCAATACAGGCATTGCTTTGGCTTATGTGGCCGCGGCGCGCGGGTATAAAATCACCCTCACAATGCCGGAAACCATGAGCCTTGAACGCAAACGTTTATTGCGTGGTTTGGGCGTGAATTTGGTGTTAACCGAAGGCGCGAAAGGAATGAAAGGCGCGATTGCCAAAGCAGAAGAAATTGTGGCTTCCGATCCTTCTCGTTATGTGATGCTGAAACAATTCGAAAATCCGGCCAACCCGCAAATTCACCGTGAAACCACCGGTCCTGAAATTTGGAAGGACACCGACGGTAAGGTAGATGTCGTTGTAGCGGGGGCCGGCACCGGCGGCACAATTACCGGCATTTCCCGTGCCATTAAACTTGATTTCGGCAAAGCCATTACCTCTGTGGTGGTGGAACCGAGCGAATCGCCGGTGATCACGCAAACCTTGGCCGGCCAAGAAGTTAAACCGGGTCCGCATAAAATTCAAGGTATCGGCGCCGGCTTTGTGCCGAAAAATCTCGATTTGTCTTTAATCGATCGCGTGGAAACCGTGGATAGCGACACCGCCATCGCCACAGCCCGCCGTTTAATGGCGGAAGAGGGCATTCTTGCCGGTATTTCTTCCGGTGCGGCGGTCGCGGTGGCAGATCGTCTCGCCCAGTTGCCGGAATTTAAAGACAAATTAATCGTGGTCATTTTACCTTCCGCATCTGAACGCTATTTAAGTACGGCATTGTTCGAAGGAATCGAAGCCTAAGCCTTGCGGGGCGTGGCGCCAATGCGGTGCCAAAATGAAACCTCGTACAAGCGAAGAAAAACGAACCGCACTTTGAGTGCGGTTTTTTTTTTGCGTTGTTAAAATGTCTTTTAAGCCAAAACATATTAATTAAAATGCCATTTGAATAACGCTCTGCCAAATAAATCGAACGGCTTGTGCGATTGTCAGAAAACTTGGTGCCGGCGGCTTCTGATTTTTTATGTGAGTCGCCAAACATTCGGTGAAACTCAATATGAGCACCGCATTGAAGCCTTCTCTCCCAAGACCTCAATGCGGTGCTGATAAGACTCTTCGGCACGCATTCCGGCGACCGGATATGCCTACAGCGTTGCCTTTTATAACTAAGCAATCTAATTCATAAATAAATCGTCTTGTTTTTTTCCTAAATCGGCTTTTATAATCGCCTCCGTTACAAACAATGGCTTATCAACAGGAGTTTTATTATGAAAAAATCCTTTTTTTTCACCACATTTTTAGCCGCAGGTCTTGCGCTTTCTAGCATTGCTAACGCAGGCGAAATTGCCGATCGCGTTGAAAAAACCAAAACCTTATTAGTCGGCACCGAAGGCACTTATGCGCCGTTCACTTTTCATGATAAAGACGGCAAATTAACCGGCTTCGATGTGGAAGTAATTCGCAAAGTCGCCGATAAATTAGGTTTAAAAGTCGAATTTAAAGAAACCCAGTGGGATGCGATGTACGCCGGTCTTAACGCAAAACGTTTTGACGTTATCGCCAACCAAACCAACCCGAGCCCGGAACGCTTAAAAAAATACAGCTTCACCACGCCTTATAACTATTCCGGCGGCGTAATCGTGACGAAAGCAAGCGACGATAGCATTAAATCTTTTGAGGATTTGAAAGGTAAAAAAGCGGCACAATCCACCACCAGCAACTGGGGTAAAGACGCTAAAGCCGCCGGTGCGCAAATTTTAGTTGTTGACGGTTTGGCGCAAGGTTTGGAACTGGTTAAACAAGGCCGTGCGGAAGCCACAGTGAACGATAAATTAGCGGTGTTGGATTATTTCAAACAACATCCGAATGTCGGTTTAAAAATCGCCTATGACAGAGGCGATAAAATCCCGACCGCCTTTGCCTTTTTACAAGGAGAAGACGAATTAATCGCCAAATTTAACCAGGCCCTTGAAGAATTGCGCCAAGACGGCACGTTAAAACAAATTTCCATCGAATGGTTCGGCGATGACATTACTCAATAATTGGTTAGCCGCGCTTCCATTTATGAACGCAGAACGGGCTGATTATGTGATCAGCTCGTTTTGGCCTATGTTGGAAGCCGCCGTTTTATACACACTGCCTTTGGCGGTGATTTCTTTTTTCTGCGGCTTATTGATTGCAGTGATTGTCGCGGTAATCCGCACGTTGCCGCATCCGAGCGCGCCGATAAAACTGCTACAAGCGTTGTGCCGAATCTATATTTCCATCATTCGCGGCACGCCGATGTTGGTGCAGATTTTTATTATTTTCTACGGCTTGCCGGAAGTGGGCATTACGCTAGAACCTTTCCCGACGGCGATTATCGCTTTTTCCATTAATATCGGCGCGTATGCCGCGGAAACCGTACGCGCCGCCATTTTGGCCATTCCGAAAGGGCAATGGGAAGCCTCTTATGCCATTGGCATGAATTATACTCAAGCCTTTCTTCGCACCGTCATGCCGCAGGCCTTGCGCATTTCCGTGCCGTCGCTTTCCAATACCTTTATCAGCACAGTGAAAGACACTTCGTTGGCGTCTTTAGTGTTAGTGACGGAACTATTCCGCGTGGCACAAAATATCACCGCGGTGAATTATGAATTTATTCTGATTTATAGCGAAGCGGCACTGATTTATTGGATTTTTTGCTTTATCCTATCGTTCGCACAAGATCGCTTGGAAGCGCGTCTTTCCCGTCATTTATAAGGACCGATTATGTTGAAAGTCACGAATATTCAAAAAAGTTTTAACGGCAATCAGGTTCTTAAAGGCATTGATTTTGACATTAACAAAGGCGAAGTGGTCGCCATTCTCGGGCCGTCCGGCTCGGGCAAAACCACCTTTTTGCGTTGCTTAAATTTACTTGAACGTCCCGAACAAGGCGTGCTGGAGTTTAGCGACGGCAGCCTAAAAATCGATTTCAGCAAAAAAATCAGCAAAGTCGATGAATTGAAATTGCGTCGCCGCTCTTCTATGGTTTTCCAACAATATAACCTCTTCCCCCACAGAACCGCATTGGAGAACGTGATGGAAGGCATGGTGGTTGTGCAAAAACAACCGAAAGAACAGGCGCGTGAAAAAGCCCTGGCGTTGTTGGAAAAGGTGGGGCTAAAAGCCAAAGCGGCGCTTTATCCGTCACAACTTTCCGGTGGGCAACAACAGCGCGTGGGCATTGCGCGCGCCTTAGCGGTGCAACCGGATTTGATTTTGCTGGATGAACCGACCTCTGCACTCGATCCCGAACTCGTCGGTGAAGTGTTACAAGCACTGAAATTATTGGCACAAGAAGGCTGGACGATGATTATCGTGACCCATGAATTAAATTTTGCCAGAGACGTCGCAGATCGCGTGATTTTAATGGAAGACGGCAATATCGTGGAACAAAACAGCGCGGCACAGTTCTTCGGCAACCCGCAAAAAGAACGCACCAAGCAGTTTTTGTTACAGGCGAAAATGCCGATTGAGCAAGATTATTGCATTTAACGAACAACGCGATTTAGCGGCAAAATAAAAGTGCGGTTAACATTCTTCTTGTTGACCGCACTTTTTTGGCTTTTCAATTATCGTTAAAAGATTATTTTACGCGAGAGACGTATTCGCCGGAGCGGGTATCGACACGAATTACTTCACCGATTTGCACGAATAACGGTACTTTCACCACAGCGCCGGTGCTCAAGGTTGCCGGTTTACCGCCGGTACCTGCGGTGTCGCCTTTCAAGCCCGGATCGGTATCGACGATTTCTAGTTCAACAAAGTTCGGCGGCGTTACGCTAATCGGTGCGCCATTCCATAAGGTCACGATACAATCCGCTTGGTCTAACAACCATTTTTCCGCATCGCCCACGGCTTTTGCATCGGCAGAATATTGTTCGAAAGTTTCCGGATGCATGAAATACCAGAATGCATCGTCTTTATAGGAATAGGTTAAGTTTAAATCCATCACATCAGCGGCTTCAACGGAAGTACCGGATTTGAAGTTCACATCCAATACTTTGCCGGAAATTAATTTACGAATGCGGGTGCGGGTGAACGCTTGACCTTTTCCCGGTTTTACGAATTCGTTTTCAACGATGACACAAGGTTCGCCATCTTGCATAAATTTTAGACCCGGTTTGAAATCACTGGTAGTATATGTAGCCATATTAAATATCCTAAGAATAAGAAATAGAGATAATTTGAAAGGTGCGTATTCTAACTCAAGAACTCACGATTAGAGAAGAACAAAATTGGCTCGTCTTACTAAAAAATGCCATTTCCGATCCTCAATTGTTGATAAAAACCTTAAATTTGTCGGAACAAGATTTTATTCAGTCCTTTGGCGCGCGTAAGTCGTTCGCCTTGCGCGTACCGCAACCTTTCATCGCGAAAATGGAAAAGGGCAATCCGCAGGATCCGCTTTTTTTACAAGTTATGTGCAGTGATTCGGAATTCATACAGGCGCAAGGTTTTAGCGCCGATCCGCTGGAAGAACAAGGCTTCAATGCGGTGCCAAATATCATTCATAAATATCAAAATCGCCTCCTTTTTATGGTGAAAGGCGGTTGCGCGGTAAA
Above is a genomic segment from Aggregatibacter sp. HMT-949 containing:
- the zipA gene encoding cell division protein ZipA, whose translation is MDLNTILIILGVAALIALVAHGLWSNRREKSKYFKNAGTFNRASTPASIQERSTPHQPAPERASATAPHSAPIHQAVPKAQQQPLDNDEATEQADYRKTERTVDDIKISIPNIEPARQPIRMEYQMKPSQPAANPATMTLEQLEMQNDNEFEGINSSSPKLREQLAQMSRGELTELNSSEPFNEAPATEAKTPKQTSGYLQLYVISPQYREFHGANLIQSLENLGFIFGRHNMYHRHFDLSVASPTLFSVANLQDDGAFNPYQPEFTTIGVALFMKLPSPGNDLANLKLMIRAAKTLAEDLGGSILTEDEEIFDAVQEQAYLARVV
- the cysZ gene encoding sulfate transporter CysZ, which encodes MINQQEIKSAFHYFVMGWHFITQKGLRRFVVMPIVMNVILLSGLFWLFISQIGDIIDWMMSFVPDWLGFLGVILLALSIVMILLLFYFTFTTLSGFIAAPFNGLLAEKLEKMLTGELINDDTWLDVLKDVPRMLHREWQKLLYSLPKIIALFLLGFIPLVGQIVAPPLTFLFTAWMMAIQYCDYPFDNHKVSFDVMRTALGERRTQSLTFGGLVTCCTFLPIVNLLIIPVAVCGATLMWVENYRDKLRFDMNFQSPRGSSATEVATCGNETAVRAPNGQSVK
- the cysK gene encoding cysteine synthase A, producing MTIYADNSYTIGNTPLVRLKHFGNGNIVAKIEGRNPSFSVKCRIGANMVWQAEKDGILTRGKEIVDATSGNTGIALAYVAAARGYKITLTMPETMSLERKRLLRGLGVNLVLTEGAKGMKGAIAKAEEIVASDPSRYVMLKQFENPANPQIHRETTGPEIWKDTDGKVDVVVAGAGTGGTITGISRAIKLDFGKAITSVVVEPSESPVITQTLAGQEVKPGPHKIQGIGAGFVPKNLDLSLIDRVETVDSDTAIATARRLMAEEGILAGISSGAAVAVADRLAQLPEFKDKLIVVILPSASERYLSTALFEGIEA
- a CDS encoding amino acid ABC transporter substrate-binding protein, translated to MKKSFFFTTFLAAGLALSSIANAGEIADRVEKTKTLLVGTEGTYAPFTFHDKDGKLTGFDVEVIRKVADKLGLKVEFKETQWDAMYAGLNAKRFDVIANQTNPSPERLKKYSFTTPYNYSGGVIVTKASDDSIKSFEDLKGKKAAQSTTSNWGKDAKAAGAQILVVDGLAQGLELVKQGRAEATVNDKLAVLDYFKQHPNVGLKIAYDRGDKIPTAFAFLQGEDELIAKFNQALEELRQDGTLKQISIEWFGDDITQ
- a CDS encoding amino acid ABC transporter permease encodes the protein MTLLNNWLAALPFMNAERADYVISSFWPMLEAAVLYTLPLAVISFFCGLLIAVIVAVIRTLPHPSAPIKLLQALCRIYISIIRGTPMLVQIFIIFYGLPEVGITLEPFPTAIIAFSINIGAYAAETVRAAILAIPKGQWEASYAIGMNYTQAFLRTVMPQALRISVPSLSNTFISTVKDTSLASLVLVTELFRVAQNITAVNYEFILIYSEAALIYWIFCFILSFAQDRLEARLSRHL
- a CDS encoding amino acid ABC transporter ATP-binding protein, which codes for MLKVTNIQKSFNGNQVLKGIDFDINKGEVVAILGPSGSGKTTFLRCLNLLERPEQGVLEFSDGSLKIDFSKKISKVDELKLRRRSSMVFQQYNLFPHRTALENVMEGMVVVQKQPKEQAREKALALLEKVGLKAKAALYPSQLSGGQQQRVGIARALAVQPDLILLDEPTSALDPELVGEVLQALKLLAQEGWTMIIVTHELNFARDVADRVILMEDGNIVEQNSAAQFFGNPQKERTKQFLLQAKMPIEQDYCI
- the efp gene encoding elongation factor P, whose product is MATYTTSDFKPGLKFMQDGEPCVIVENEFVKPGKGQAFTRTRIRKLISGKVLDVNFKSGTSVEAADVMDLNLTYSYKDDAFWYFMHPETFEQYSADAKAVGDAEKWLLDQADCIVTLWNGAPISVTPPNFVELEIVDTDPGLKGDTAGTGGKPATLSTGAVVKVPLFVQIGEVIRVDTRSGEYVSRVK